One genomic region from Yarrowia lipolytica chromosome 1C, complete sequence encodes:
- a CDS encoding uncharacterized protein (Compare to YALI0C04433g, highly similar to uniprot|Q92413 Emericella nidulans Ornithine aminotransferase (EC 2.6.1.13) (Ornithine--oxo- acid aminotransferase)), producing the protein MSTAAIERENKHSAHNYHPLPVVFTKALGAKVWDPEGKEYLDFLSAYSAVNQGHCHPKIVKALCDQAQKLTLSSRAFHAEIFGEFAEYITNYFGFDKVLPMNTGAEAVETGIKIARKWGYLKKGIPAGEALVLAATENFHGRTLAIVSMSTDNEATDNYGPYLEGVGPFIPDSNGKIDPKTAKPLRYNNIGDVEEAFNNAGSKIAAFLVEPIQGEAGIIVPDKEYLQQVRKLCDKHNVLLICDEIQTGIARTGKLLCFEHSEIRPDMVLLGKAISGGVTPVSAVLADNAVMDVITPGTHGSTYGGNPLACAVAMAALDVVKDEQLVERADRLGNEFRAALEPLIKESNGIVTTVRGKGLLNAIVIDSSKANGRSAWDLCVLMSNKGLLAKPTHENIIRLAPPLVITDEDMKKGLEIIRESVLELPNAPHAAH; encoded by the coding sequence ATGTCTACCGCCGCCATTGAACGAGAAAACAAGCATTCCGCACACAACTACCACCCTCTGCCCGTGGTGTTCACCAAGGCCCTAGGAGCCAAGGTGTGGGATCCGGAAGGAAAGGAGTACCTGGACTTCCTGTCTGCCTACTCTGCCGTCAACCAGGGCCATTGCCATCCCAAGATCGTCAAGGCTCTGTGTGACcaggcccagaagctgACCCTGTCTTCTCGAGCCTTCCACGCTGAGATCTTTGGAGAGTTCGCTGAGtacatcaccaactactTTGGTTTCGACAAGGTACTCCCCATGAACACCGGAGCCGAGGCCGTCGAGACCGGAATCAAGATTGCCCGAAAGTGGGGCTacctcaagaagggcaTCCCAGCTGGAGAGGCTCTGGTGCTCGCTGCCACTGAGAACTTCCACGGACGAACCCTCGCCATTGTCTCCATGTCTACCGATAACGAGGCCACCGACAACTACGGCCCTTACCTTGAGGGTGTCGGTCCCTTCATCCCCGACTCCAACGGTAAGATTGACCCCAAGACCGCCAAGCCTCTGCGATACAACAACATTGGcgatgtggaggaggcctTCAACAACGCCGGATCCAAGATCGCCGCCTTCCTCGTCGAGCCTATCCAGGGAGAGGCCGGAATCATTGTCCCCGATAAGGAGTACCTGCAGCAGGTCCGAAAGCTGTGTGACAAGCATAACGTGCTGCTTATCTGTGACGAGATCCAAACCGGTATCGCCCGAACCGGAAAGCTGCTCTGTTTCGAGCACTCCGAGATCCGACCCGACATGGTTCTGCTTGGAAAGGCCATCTCCGGTGGTGTCACTCCCGTCTCTGCTGTTCTGGCCGACAACGCTGTCATGGACGTGATCACCCCCGGTACCCACGGATCCACCTACGGAGGTAACCCTCTGGCATGTGCTGTGGCCATGGCTGCCCTGGACGTTGTAAAGgacgagcagctcgtcgagCGAGCAGACCGACTTGGAAACGAGTTCCGAGCTGCCCTCGAGCCCCTCATCAAGGAGTCCAACGGTATTGTCACTACTGTCCGAGGTAAGGGTCTGTTGAACGCCATTGTCATCGACTCGTCCAAGGCCAACGGCCGATCTGCCTGGGACCTCTGTGTGCTCATGTCCAACAAGGGTCTGCTGGCCAAGCCCACTCATGAGAACATCATCCGATTGGCTCCCCCTCTGGTCATCACTGATGAGGACATGAAGAAGGGTCTTGAGATCATCCGAGAGTCTGTTCTCGAGCTTCCTAACGCTCCCCATGCTGCTCACTAA
- a CDS encoding uncharacterized protein (Compare to YALI0C04455g, weakly similar to uniprot|P53747 Saccharomyces cerevisiae YNR061C Hypothetical 24.3 kDa protein in BIO3- HXT17 intergenic region) has protein sequence MQLTSETIPRYTVLTRYVQTGLSLLCWCLAISAVALIDGGYWSTDAYGIAVGILTFIWLAYVMFVPARYPKYANGLAAVVGEVLINIFWFTSFIASAAQRGPESCNFRGWGNRYLKDWGSSCKVAKAYIAFAAITWLFFIFSTFFVIKTSIPHFKIGTNAVINAPVLVGGTLGAAVASDPEDPEAAERDLEGGLQPEETVHVSDEAEKEITVDPQVSQVDPHVSQVTTHTQDQETAQDLGTVKMPDETYQPYTSTLDTHNK, from the coding sequence ATGCAACTCACCTCCGAAACCATTCCCCGCTACACTGTGCTCACCCGATACGTCCAGACCGGCCTCTCATTACTGTGCTGGTGTCTGGCCATCTCCGCCGTGGCCCTTATTGACGGAGGCTACTGGAGCACCGACGCCTACGGAATTGCCGTGGGCATCCTCACCTTCATCTGGCTCGCCTACGTCATGTTTGTGCCCGCAAGATACCCCAAGTACGCCAACGGCTTGGCTGCCGTGGTGGGCGAGGTGCTCATTAACATTTTCTGGTTTACTTCCTTTATTGCTTCCGCCGCCCAGCGAGGCCCCGAGTCGTGCAACTTCAGAGGCTGGGGAAACCGATACCTCAAGGACTGGGGATCCTCCTGTAAGGTCGCCAAGGCCTACATTGCCTTCGCAGCCATCACCTGGCTCtttttcatcttctcgaccttcttcgtcatcaAGACCTCCATTCCTCACTTTAAGATTGGAACCAACGCCGTGATCAATGCACCTGTCCTGGTCGGTGGAACTCTGGGCGCTGCTGTCGCCAGCGACCCCGAGGACcctgaggctgctgagcGTGACCTCGAGGGAGGCCTCCAGCCTGAGGAGACTGTCCATGTGTCCGACGaagccgagaaggagatcacCGTCGACCCCCAGGTCTCTCAGGTCGACCCCCACGTCTCTCAGGTGACCACCCACACCCAGGACCAGGAGACCGCCCAGGATCTCGGCACCGTCAAGATGCCCGATGAGACCTACCAGCCCTACACCTCCACTCTGGATACCCACAACAAGTAG